The following are encoded in a window of Ranitomeya variabilis isolate aRanVar5 chromosome 6, aRanVar5.hap1, whole genome shotgun sequence genomic DNA:
- the LOC143781369 gene encoding uncharacterized protein LOC143781369 isoform X6: MHLTFDDVAVYFSEEEWRNLSQGQRDLYKDVMMENYTNLLLLGADIDLPDVFYQIEKWENPGASDIKKHEGTRSSSRAVIKRPKTKSFQIIIRPQSNPTFLVVQPVPVYRITQSVSTSEVQPQMEAVPDCEIPAKKIRLKDQEPQCVTCKGVYRCYCSSAKGNKQFVCLDCGKGYNQEGHLLAHQKAHYHKQPHQCSLCEKSFKKPGHLKRHERTHQVIEYKCRKCQLVFYNTSDLKNHKSTHRKVKMCEKCGEKFMSFQKLKLHMKEAHSPLFDCHLCHQRFRFKSALVNHQRKHVRNEVYKCQKCEKVYTKLLYLLKHAKVHFQDQGGDGDLQPTSPPMEPEADESRSPAYIQDVKPLPTQDDGATSWSSEEVPPCIIPSDSRMAVDSVKDHGKKCKKKKKKKKVHYSEQLLNGLHVEGLFKCKTCKKCFRYRCTLMRHRLSHRQVYVCHDCGKKFGKLLKLFLHYCEHERRRPYKCKFCERSFSFQSLHDLHQHTHNFTKPAPPEAKSSKPSAFPSEKLCPNVRQITSLSGRPLNQKCHWIQEANRSSAAGSQDVSNIRISPTSPSKTEQKRPHQEMVSCQDYVKRVSYRPCESSATM, encoded by the exons ATGCATCTGACGTTTGATGACGTGGCCGTGTATTtctcagaagaagaatggagaaaccTGAGCCAAGGCCAACGGGATCTGTACAAAGACGTCATGATGGAGAACTACACAAATCTGCTGCTCTTGG GAGCTGACATTGACCTTCCCGACGTCTTCTATCAGATTGAGAAGTGGGAGAACCCGGGCGCCTCTGACATCAAGAAACATGAAGGAACCCGATCCTCGTCGCGTGCAG TAATCAAGAGGCCGAAGACCAAATCATTCCAGATAATCATTAGACCGCAGAGTAATCCGACTTTCTTGGTCGTACAGCCCGTCCCTGTTTACAGGATCACCC AAAGTGTCTCCACCAGTGAAGTCCAACCCCAGATGGAAGCAGTCCCTGACTGTGAAATTCCAGCTAAGAAGATAAGATTAAAAGATCAGGAACCGCAATGTGTGACGTGCAAAGGCGTCTACAGATGCTACTGCAGCTCCGCCAAAGGCAATAAACAGTTTGTCTGCCTCGACTGCGGCAAAGGTTACAACCAAGAGGGTCATCTCCTCGCCCACCAGAAGGCCCACTACCACAAGCAACCGCATCAGTGCTCCCTGTGCGAGAAGAGTTTCAAGAAGCCCGGCCACCTCAAGAGACACGAGAGGACCCACCAAGTCATCGAGTACAAGTGTCGCAAGTGCCAGCTGGTGTTCTATAACACCAGTGACCTGAAGAATCACAAGTCGACCCACCGTAAAGTGAAGATGTGTGAGAAGTGTGGCGAGAAGTTCATGAGTTTCCAGAAGCTGAAGCTACACATGAAGGAAGCCCACTCACCGCTATTTGATTGTCACCTGTGTCACCAGCGCTTCCGTTTCAAGTCTGCACTGGTGAACCACCAGCGAAAGCACGTGAGAAATGAGGTCTACAAGTGTCAGAAGTGCGAGAAGGTCTACACCAAGCTGCTTTACCTTCTTAAGCATGCCAAAGTTCATTTCCAGGACCAAGGTGGTGACGGTGACCTCCAACCTACGAGTCCACCGATGGAACCAGAAGCAGATGAAAGCCGTTCCCCAGCGTACATCCAGGATGTAAAGCCACTGCCTACCCAAGATGATGGGGCCACCAGTTGGTCATCTGAAGAAGTTCCCCCCTGCATCATTCCATCAGATTCCAGAATGGCTGTGGACTCTGTAAAGGATCATGGCAAGAAgtgtaagaagaagaagaagaaaaagaaggttcATTACTCGGAACAGCTTCTTAATGGTCTTCATGTAGAGGGGCTCTTCAAGTGCAAGACCTGCAAGAAATGTTTCCGTTATCGGTGCACGCTAATGAGGCACCGCCTGTCCCACAGACAGGTATATGTGTGTCATGACTGTGGGAAAAAGTTTGGAAAACTGCTAAAACTTTTCCTGCACTATTGTGAACATGAAAGAAGGAGACCATACAAGTGCAAGTTCTGCGAGAGATCCTTCAGCTTCCAGTCTCTGCATGATCTGCACCAGCACACacacaattttaccaaacccgctcCTCCTGAGGCAAAGTCCTCCAAACCCTCCGCTTTCCCATCCGAGAAGCTCTGTCCAAACGTGAGGCAGATTACATCACTATCAGGTCGTCCTCTGAATCAGAAATGCCATTGGATCCAGGAAGCTAATCGCTCATCTGCTGCGGGATCACAGGACGTCAGCAATATTCGGATATCTCCGACTTCTCCGAGTAAAACTGAACAAAAGAGACCGCATCAGGAAATGGTGTCCTGCCAGGACTATGTGAAACGCGTCTCTTACCGGCCCTGTGAGTCCAGTGCCACCATGTGA
- the LOC143781369 gene encoding uncharacterized protein LOC143781369 isoform X2: MENSDEITELKRGGDLCWRNPGANGNNATNSALAAETGGVEMHLTFDDVAVYFSEEEWRNLSQGQRDLYKDVMMENYTNLLLLGADIDLPDVFYQIEKWENPGASDIKKHEGTRSSSRAVIKRPKTKSFQIIIRPQSNPTFLVVQPVPVYRITQSVSTSEVQPQMEAVPDCEIPAKKIRLKDQEPQCVTCKGVYRCYCSSAKGNKQFVCLDCGKGYNQEGHLLAHQKAHYHKQPHQCSLCEKSFKKPGHLKRHERTHQVIEYKCRKCQLVFYNTSDLKNHKSTHRKVKMCEKCGEKFMSFQKLKLHMKEAHSPLFDCHLCHQRFRFKSALVNHQRKHVRNEVYKCQKCEKVYTKLLYLLKHAKVHFQDQGGDGDLQPTSPPMEPEADESRSPAYIQDVKPLPTQDDGATSWSSEEVPPCIIPSDSRMAVDSVKDHGKKCKKKKKKKKVHYSEQLLNGLHVEGLFKCKTCKKCFRYRCTLMRHRLSHRQVYVCHDCGKKFGKLLKLFLHYCEHERRRPYKCKFCERSFSFQSLHDLHQHTHNFTKPAPPEAKSSKPSAFPSEKLCPNVRQITSLSGRPLNQKCHWIQEANRSSAAGSQDVSNIRISPTSPSKTEQKRPHQEMVSCQDYVKRVSYRPCESSATM, encoded by the exons ATGGAAAATAGCGATGAAATAACGGAGCTGAAACGCGGCGGAGACTTGTGCTGGAGGAATCCGGGTGCTAACGGC AATAACGCAACAAATTCTGCTCTGGCAGCGGAGACAGGAGGAGTAGAG ATGCATCTGACGTTTGATGACGTGGCCGTGTATTtctcagaagaagaatggagaaaccTGAGCCAAGGCCAACGGGATCTGTACAAAGACGTCATGATGGAGAACTACACAAATCTGCTGCTCTTGG GAGCTGACATTGACCTTCCCGACGTCTTCTATCAGATTGAGAAGTGGGAGAACCCGGGCGCCTCTGACATCAAGAAACATGAAGGAACCCGATCCTCGTCGCGTGCAG TAATCAAGAGGCCGAAGACCAAATCATTCCAGATAATCATTAGACCGCAGAGTAATCCGACTTTCTTGGTCGTACAGCCCGTCCCTGTTTACAGGATCACCC AAAGTGTCTCCACCAGTGAAGTCCAACCCCAGATGGAAGCAGTCCCTGACTGTGAAATTCCAGCTAAGAAGATAAGATTAAAAGATCAGGAACCGCAATGTGTGACGTGCAAAGGCGTCTACAGATGCTACTGCAGCTCCGCCAAAGGCAATAAACAGTTTGTCTGCCTCGACTGCGGCAAAGGTTACAACCAAGAGGGTCATCTCCTCGCCCACCAGAAGGCCCACTACCACAAGCAACCGCATCAGTGCTCCCTGTGCGAGAAGAGTTTCAAGAAGCCCGGCCACCTCAAGAGACACGAGAGGACCCACCAAGTCATCGAGTACAAGTGTCGCAAGTGCCAGCTGGTGTTCTATAACACCAGTGACCTGAAGAATCACAAGTCGACCCACCGTAAAGTGAAGATGTGTGAGAAGTGTGGCGAGAAGTTCATGAGTTTCCAGAAGCTGAAGCTACACATGAAGGAAGCCCACTCACCGCTATTTGATTGTCACCTGTGTCACCAGCGCTTCCGTTTCAAGTCTGCACTGGTGAACCACCAGCGAAAGCACGTGAGAAATGAGGTCTACAAGTGTCAGAAGTGCGAGAAGGTCTACACCAAGCTGCTTTACCTTCTTAAGCATGCCAAAGTTCATTTCCAGGACCAAGGTGGTGACGGTGACCTCCAACCTACGAGTCCACCGATGGAACCAGAAGCAGATGAAAGCCGTTCCCCAGCGTACATCCAGGATGTAAAGCCACTGCCTACCCAAGATGATGGGGCCACCAGTTGGTCATCTGAAGAAGTTCCCCCCTGCATCATTCCATCAGATTCCAGAATGGCTGTGGACTCTGTAAAGGATCATGGCAAGAAgtgtaagaagaagaagaagaaaaagaaggttcATTACTCGGAACAGCTTCTTAATGGTCTTCATGTAGAGGGGCTCTTCAAGTGCAAGACCTGCAAGAAATGTTTCCGTTATCGGTGCACGCTAATGAGGCACCGCCTGTCCCACAGACAGGTATATGTGTGTCATGACTGTGGGAAAAAGTTTGGAAAACTGCTAAAACTTTTCCTGCACTATTGTGAACATGAAAGAAGGAGACCATACAAGTGCAAGTTCTGCGAGAGATCCTTCAGCTTCCAGTCTCTGCATGATCTGCACCAGCACACacacaattttaccaaacccgctcCTCCTGAGGCAAAGTCCTCCAAACCCTCCGCTTTCCCATCCGAGAAGCTCTGTCCAAACGTGAGGCAGATTACATCACTATCAGGTCGTCCTCTGAATCAGAAATGCCATTGGATCCAGGAAGCTAATCGCTCATCTGCTGCGGGATCACAGGACGTCAGCAATATTCGGATATCTCCGACTTCTCCGAGTAAAACTGAACAAAAGAGACCGCATCAGGAAATGGTGTCCTGCCAGGACTATGTGAAACGCGTCTCTTACCGGCCCTGTGAGTCCAGTGCCACCATGTGA
- the LOC143781369 gene encoding uncharacterized protein LOC143781369 isoform X1 gives MENSDEITELKRGGDLCWRNPGANGNNATNSALAAETGGVEGPENALGGAASLGDPAGKQMHLTFDDVAVYFSEEEWRNLSQGQRDLYKDVMMENYTNLLLLGADIDLPDVFYQIEKWENPGASDIKKHEGTRSSSRAVIKRPKTKSFQIIIRPQSNPTFLVVQPVPVYRITQSVSTSEVQPQMEAVPDCEIPAKKIRLKDQEPQCVTCKGVYRCYCSSAKGNKQFVCLDCGKGYNQEGHLLAHQKAHYHKQPHQCSLCEKSFKKPGHLKRHERTHQVIEYKCRKCQLVFYNTSDLKNHKSTHRKVKMCEKCGEKFMSFQKLKLHMKEAHSPLFDCHLCHQRFRFKSALVNHQRKHVRNEVYKCQKCEKVYTKLLYLLKHAKVHFQDQGGDGDLQPTSPPMEPEADESRSPAYIQDVKPLPTQDDGATSWSSEEVPPCIIPSDSRMAVDSVKDHGKKCKKKKKKKKVHYSEQLLNGLHVEGLFKCKTCKKCFRYRCTLMRHRLSHRQVYVCHDCGKKFGKLLKLFLHYCEHERRRPYKCKFCERSFSFQSLHDLHQHTHNFTKPAPPEAKSSKPSAFPSEKLCPNVRQITSLSGRPLNQKCHWIQEANRSSAAGSQDVSNIRISPTSPSKTEQKRPHQEMVSCQDYVKRVSYRPCESSATM, from the exons ATGGAAAATAGCGATGAAATAACGGAGCTGAAACGCGGCGGAGACTTGTGCTGGAGGAATCCGGGTGCTAACGGC AATAACGCAACAAATTCTGCTCTGGCAGCGGAGACAGGAGGAGTAGAG GGTCCTGAGAACGCTTTGGGCGGTGCAGCTTCCCTCGGGGATCCGGCAGGCAAGCAG ATGCATCTGACGTTTGATGACGTGGCCGTGTATTtctcagaagaagaatggagaaaccTGAGCCAAGGCCAACGGGATCTGTACAAAGACGTCATGATGGAGAACTACACAAATCTGCTGCTCTTGG GAGCTGACATTGACCTTCCCGACGTCTTCTATCAGATTGAGAAGTGGGAGAACCCGGGCGCCTCTGACATCAAGAAACATGAAGGAACCCGATCCTCGTCGCGTGCAG TAATCAAGAGGCCGAAGACCAAATCATTCCAGATAATCATTAGACCGCAGAGTAATCCGACTTTCTTGGTCGTACAGCCCGTCCCTGTTTACAGGATCACCC AAAGTGTCTCCACCAGTGAAGTCCAACCCCAGATGGAAGCAGTCCCTGACTGTGAAATTCCAGCTAAGAAGATAAGATTAAAAGATCAGGAACCGCAATGTGTGACGTGCAAAGGCGTCTACAGATGCTACTGCAGCTCCGCCAAAGGCAATAAACAGTTTGTCTGCCTCGACTGCGGCAAAGGTTACAACCAAGAGGGTCATCTCCTCGCCCACCAGAAGGCCCACTACCACAAGCAACCGCATCAGTGCTCCCTGTGCGAGAAGAGTTTCAAGAAGCCCGGCCACCTCAAGAGACACGAGAGGACCCACCAAGTCATCGAGTACAAGTGTCGCAAGTGCCAGCTGGTGTTCTATAACACCAGTGACCTGAAGAATCACAAGTCGACCCACCGTAAAGTGAAGATGTGTGAGAAGTGTGGCGAGAAGTTCATGAGTTTCCAGAAGCTGAAGCTACACATGAAGGAAGCCCACTCACCGCTATTTGATTGTCACCTGTGTCACCAGCGCTTCCGTTTCAAGTCTGCACTGGTGAACCACCAGCGAAAGCACGTGAGAAATGAGGTCTACAAGTGTCAGAAGTGCGAGAAGGTCTACACCAAGCTGCTTTACCTTCTTAAGCATGCCAAAGTTCATTTCCAGGACCAAGGTGGTGACGGTGACCTCCAACCTACGAGTCCACCGATGGAACCAGAAGCAGATGAAAGCCGTTCCCCAGCGTACATCCAGGATGTAAAGCCACTGCCTACCCAAGATGATGGGGCCACCAGTTGGTCATCTGAAGAAGTTCCCCCCTGCATCATTCCATCAGATTCCAGAATGGCTGTGGACTCTGTAAAGGATCATGGCAAGAAgtgtaagaagaagaagaagaaaaagaaggttcATTACTCGGAACAGCTTCTTAATGGTCTTCATGTAGAGGGGCTCTTCAAGTGCAAGACCTGCAAGAAATGTTTCCGTTATCGGTGCACGCTAATGAGGCACCGCCTGTCCCACAGACAGGTATATGTGTGTCATGACTGTGGGAAAAAGTTTGGAAAACTGCTAAAACTTTTCCTGCACTATTGTGAACATGAAAGAAGGAGACCATACAAGTGCAAGTTCTGCGAGAGATCCTTCAGCTTCCAGTCTCTGCATGATCTGCACCAGCACACacacaattttaccaaacccgctcCTCCTGAGGCAAAGTCCTCCAAACCCTCCGCTTTCCCATCCGAGAAGCTCTGTCCAAACGTGAGGCAGATTACATCACTATCAGGTCGTCCTCTGAATCAGAAATGCCATTGGATCCAGGAAGCTAATCGCTCATCTGCTGCGGGATCACAGGACGTCAGCAATATTCGGATATCTCCGACTTCTCCGAGTAAAACTGAACAAAAGAGACCGCATCAGGAAATGGTGTCCTGCCAGGACTATGTGAAACGCGTCTCTTACCGGCCCTGTGAGTCCAGTGCCACCATGTGA
- the LOC143781369 gene encoding uncharacterized protein LOC143781369 isoform X5, with protein MARTLPLQMHLTFDDVAVYFSEEEWRNLSQGQRDLYKDVMMENYTNLLLLGADIDLPDVFYQIEKWENPGASDIKKHEGTRSSSRAVIKRPKTKSFQIIIRPQSNPTFLVVQPVPVYRITQSVSTSEVQPQMEAVPDCEIPAKKIRLKDQEPQCVTCKGVYRCYCSSAKGNKQFVCLDCGKGYNQEGHLLAHQKAHYHKQPHQCSLCEKSFKKPGHLKRHERTHQVIEYKCRKCQLVFYNTSDLKNHKSTHRKVKMCEKCGEKFMSFQKLKLHMKEAHSPLFDCHLCHQRFRFKSALVNHQRKHVRNEVYKCQKCEKVYTKLLYLLKHAKVHFQDQGGDGDLQPTSPPMEPEADESRSPAYIQDVKPLPTQDDGATSWSSEEVPPCIIPSDSRMAVDSVKDHGKKCKKKKKKKKVHYSEQLLNGLHVEGLFKCKTCKKCFRYRCTLMRHRLSHRQVYVCHDCGKKFGKLLKLFLHYCEHERRRPYKCKFCERSFSFQSLHDLHQHTHNFTKPAPPEAKSSKPSAFPSEKLCPNVRQITSLSGRPLNQKCHWIQEANRSSAAGSQDVSNIRISPTSPSKTEQKRPHQEMVSCQDYVKRVSYRPCESSATM; from the exons ATGGCCAGAACGTTGCCGCTGCAG ATGCATCTGACGTTTGATGACGTGGCCGTGTATTtctcagaagaagaatggagaaaccTGAGCCAAGGCCAACGGGATCTGTACAAAGACGTCATGATGGAGAACTACACAAATCTGCTGCTCTTGG GAGCTGACATTGACCTTCCCGACGTCTTCTATCAGATTGAGAAGTGGGAGAACCCGGGCGCCTCTGACATCAAGAAACATGAAGGAACCCGATCCTCGTCGCGTGCAG TAATCAAGAGGCCGAAGACCAAATCATTCCAGATAATCATTAGACCGCAGAGTAATCCGACTTTCTTGGTCGTACAGCCCGTCCCTGTTTACAGGATCACCC AAAGTGTCTCCACCAGTGAAGTCCAACCCCAGATGGAAGCAGTCCCTGACTGTGAAATTCCAGCTAAGAAGATAAGATTAAAAGATCAGGAACCGCAATGTGTGACGTGCAAAGGCGTCTACAGATGCTACTGCAGCTCCGCCAAAGGCAATAAACAGTTTGTCTGCCTCGACTGCGGCAAAGGTTACAACCAAGAGGGTCATCTCCTCGCCCACCAGAAGGCCCACTACCACAAGCAACCGCATCAGTGCTCCCTGTGCGAGAAGAGTTTCAAGAAGCCCGGCCACCTCAAGAGACACGAGAGGACCCACCAAGTCATCGAGTACAAGTGTCGCAAGTGCCAGCTGGTGTTCTATAACACCAGTGACCTGAAGAATCACAAGTCGACCCACCGTAAAGTGAAGATGTGTGAGAAGTGTGGCGAGAAGTTCATGAGTTTCCAGAAGCTGAAGCTACACATGAAGGAAGCCCACTCACCGCTATTTGATTGTCACCTGTGTCACCAGCGCTTCCGTTTCAAGTCTGCACTGGTGAACCACCAGCGAAAGCACGTGAGAAATGAGGTCTACAAGTGTCAGAAGTGCGAGAAGGTCTACACCAAGCTGCTTTACCTTCTTAAGCATGCCAAAGTTCATTTCCAGGACCAAGGTGGTGACGGTGACCTCCAACCTACGAGTCCACCGATGGAACCAGAAGCAGATGAAAGCCGTTCCCCAGCGTACATCCAGGATGTAAAGCCACTGCCTACCCAAGATGATGGGGCCACCAGTTGGTCATCTGAAGAAGTTCCCCCCTGCATCATTCCATCAGATTCCAGAATGGCTGTGGACTCTGTAAAGGATCATGGCAAGAAgtgtaagaagaagaagaagaaaaagaaggttcATTACTCGGAACAGCTTCTTAATGGTCTTCATGTAGAGGGGCTCTTCAAGTGCAAGACCTGCAAGAAATGTTTCCGTTATCGGTGCACGCTAATGAGGCACCGCCTGTCCCACAGACAGGTATATGTGTGTCATGACTGTGGGAAAAAGTTTGGAAAACTGCTAAAACTTTTCCTGCACTATTGTGAACATGAAAGAAGGAGACCATACAAGTGCAAGTTCTGCGAGAGATCCTTCAGCTTCCAGTCTCTGCATGATCTGCACCAGCACACacacaattttaccaaacccgctcCTCCTGAGGCAAAGTCCTCCAAACCCTCCGCTTTCCCATCCGAGAAGCTCTGTCCAAACGTGAGGCAGATTACATCACTATCAGGTCGTCCTCTGAATCAGAAATGCCATTGGATCCAGGAAGCTAATCGCTCATCTGCTGCGGGATCACAGGACGTCAGCAATATTCGGATATCTCCGACTTCTCCGAGTAAAACTGAACAAAAGAGACCGCATCAGGAAATGGTGTCCTGCCAGGACTATGTGAAACGCGTCTCTTACCGGCCCTGTGAGTCCAGTGCCACCATGTGA
- the LOC143781369 gene encoding uncharacterized protein LOC143781369 isoform X3, whose protein sequence is MQNNATNSALAAETGGVEGPENALGGAASLGDPAGKQMHLTFDDVAVYFSEEEWRNLSQGQRDLYKDVMMENYTNLLLLGADIDLPDVFYQIEKWENPGASDIKKHEGTRSSSRAVIKRPKTKSFQIIIRPQSNPTFLVVQPVPVYRITQSVSTSEVQPQMEAVPDCEIPAKKIRLKDQEPQCVTCKGVYRCYCSSAKGNKQFVCLDCGKGYNQEGHLLAHQKAHYHKQPHQCSLCEKSFKKPGHLKRHERTHQVIEYKCRKCQLVFYNTSDLKNHKSTHRKVKMCEKCGEKFMSFQKLKLHMKEAHSPLFDCHLCHQRFRFKSALVNHQRKHVRNEVYKCQKCEKVYTKLLYLLKHAKVHFQDQGGDGDLQPTSPPMEPEADESRSPAYIQDVKPLPTQDDGATSWSSEEVPPCIIPSDSRMAVDSVKDHGKKCKKKKKKKKVHYSEQLLNGLHVEGLFKCKTCKKCFRYRCTLMRHRLSHRQVYVCHDCGKKFGKLLKLFLHYCEHERRRPYKCKFCERSFSFQSLHDLHQHTHNFTKPAPPEAKSSKPSAFPSEKLCPNVRQITSLSGRPLNQKCHWIQEANRSSAAGSQDVSNIRISPTSPSKTEQKRPHQEMVSCQDYVKRVSYRPCESSATM, encoded by the exons AATAACGCAACAAATTCTGCTCTGGCAGCGGAGACAGGAGGAGTAGAG GGTCCTGAGAACGCTTTGGGCGGTGCAGCTTCCCTCGGGGATCCGGCAGGCAAGCAG ATGCATCTGACGTTTGATGACGTGGCCGTGTATTtctcagaagaagaatggagaaaccTGAGCCAAGGCCAACGGGATCTGTACAAAGACGTCATGATGGAGAACTACACAAATCTGCTGCTCTTGG GAGCTGACATTGACCTTCCCGACGTCTTCTATCAGATTGAGAAGTGGGAGAACCCGGGCGCCTCTGACATCAAGAAACATGAAGGAACCCGATCCTCGTCGCGTGCAG TAATCAAGAGGCCGAAGACCAAATCATTCCAGATAATCATTAGACCGCAGAGTAATCCGACTTTCTTGGTCGTACAGCCCGTCCCTGTTTACAGGATCACCC AAAGTGTCTCCACCAGTGAAGTCCAACCCCAGATGGAAGCAGTCCCTGACTGTGAAATTCCAGCTAAGAAGATAAGATTAAAAGATCAGGAACCGCAATGTGTGACGTGCAAAGGCGTCTACAGATGCTACTGCAGCTCCGCCAAAGGCAATAAACAGTTTGTCTGCCTCGACTGCGGCAAAGGTTACAACCAAGAGGGTCATCTCCTCGCCCACCAGAAGGCCCACTACCACAAGCAACCGCATCAGTGCTCCCTGTGCGAGAAGAGTTTCAAGAAGCCCGGCCACCTCAAGAGACACGAGAGGACCCACCAAGTCATCGAGTACAAGTGTCGCAAGTGCCAGCTGGTGTTCTATAACACCAGTGACCTGAAGAATCACAAGTCGACCCACCGTAAAGTGAAGATGTGTGAGAAGTGTGGCGAGAAGTTCATGAGTTTCCAGAAGCTGAAGCTACACATGAAGGAAGCCCACTCACCGCTATTTGATTGTCACCTGTGTCACCAGCGCTTCCGTTTCAAGTCTGCACTGGTGAACCACCAGCGAAAGCACGTGAGAAATGAGGTCTACAAGTGTCAGAAGTGCGAGAAGGTCTACACCAAGCTGCTTTACCTTCTTAAGCATGCCAAAGTTCATTTCCAGGACCAAGGTGGTGACGGTGACCTCCAACCTACGAGTCCACCGATGGAACCAGAAGCAGATGAAAGCCGTTCCCCAGCGTACATCCAGGATGTAAAGCCACTGCCTACCCAAGATGATGGGGCCACCAGTTGGTCATCTGAAGAAGTTCCCCCCTGCATCATTCCATCAGATTCCAGAATGGCTGTGGACTCTGTAAAGGATCATGGCAAGAAgtgtaagaagaagaagaagaaaaagaaggttcATTACTCGGAACAGCTTCTTAATGGTCTTCATGTAGAGGGGCTCTTCAAGTGCAAGACCTGCAAGAAATGTTTCCGTTATCGGTGCACGCTAATGAGGCACCGCCTGTCCCACAGACAGGTATATGTGTGTCATGACTGTGGGAAAAAGTTTGGAAAACTGCTAAAACTTTTCCTGCACTATTGTGAACATGAAAGAAGGAGACCATACAAGTGCAAGTTCTGCGAGAGATCCTTCAGCTTCCAGTCTCTGCATGATCTGCACCAGCACACacacaattttaccaaacccgctcCTCCTGAGGCAAAGTCCTCCAAACCCTCCGCTTTCCCATCCGAGAAGCTCTGTCCAAACGTGAGGCAGATTACATCACTATCAGGTCGTCCTCTGAATCAGAAATGCCATTGGATCCAGGAAGCTAATCGCTCATCTGCTGCGGGATCACAGGACGTCAGCAATATTCGGATATCTCCGACTTCTCCGAGTAAAACTGAACAAAAGAGACCGCATCAGGAAATGGTGTCCTGCCAGGACTATGTGAAACGCGTCTCTTACCGGCCCTGTGAGTCCAGTGCCACCATGTGA